ATGATGGCCACCTTCTTCTCCTGGCGTGCCAGGCTCATGGATCTGGGGGTGCCAGGTGTGCGGGGTGTCCTGGGGTAGCTGGGGGTGCCTGGGGTCCCAGGGGTGCGGCAGGAGTAGCTGGGCGGGGTGCAGGGTGTGATGGCTGTAGAGCCCGGGGTAATTGGAGTGCAGGTTCCACTCCGTGCTGATCTGGAGCGAGCATGATCAGTCCCTGTGGATAAAATAAACCAGTCTTCTGACCATGTGCATTCACTTTTTGGGCTATTGGCTTAATTTGAAGAGGAGCTGACCAGTCAATGCCAAAATAGCAGGACTGTCTATGACATTTGCACATCTCCCCTCCCTCAACCTTCAAAGTTCATCTAGCTTTCAAGACATCACATTGCAATGTGTTAATGATTAAACAGAAGCGCTCCCCCTACAGCGCACATTCTGTGTGGGAAGAGAAAACAGTAACAAGCACATTCTGTAAAATGCAGTTAACTTAACACAGTTAACTTAATACAGTAGGATTCACTTCTTAAAACCCAAGTCCTACTGTAAGTGCAACTGCATTTGTTATCTTTCTGCACGCTGTATGTTTCAGTTTTAGTAGAAGCATGTTAACTGAGAGCCACTGTTTTGAGAGAACTCCTGTTCCTCTGTGAGGATTTCTTACTGTCACTGCAAATACATTATAAATCAATTATTCATGGAGTCTGTTAGGGGTTTCATTTGTCATCTCTCTTTAATCCAAACTCTCATCGGCTGAAACAATGGAATTGTTTTAGGAGAAATTTGTAATTGTGATGAGGATATGGAGTTGTAAGAAAGCAGTCTGCTAAGGAGGTTCTAGTGGTGTGATGTGATGAGGATATGGATGGTAAGAAAGCAGTTTGCTAAGGAGGTTCTAGTGGTGTGATGTGATGAGGATATGGAGGGTAAGAAAGCAGTCTGCTAAGGAGGTTCTAGTGGTGTGATGTGATGAGGATATGGATGGTAAGAAAGCAGTCTGCTAAGGAGGTTCTAGTGGTGTGATGTGATGAGGATATGGATGGTAAGAAAGCAGTCTGTTAAGGAGGTTCTAGTGGTGTGATGTGATGAGGATATGGATGGTAAGAAAGCAGTCTGCTAAGGAGGTTCTAGTGGTGTGATGTGATGAGGATATGGAGGGGTAAGACAGGAATCCAGCTACCTGCCACTCCGCTTCGGCTAGCCCTCTGCTCAGCTCGTCCTTCAGATCGAATCGCTACATAGCGAGGAAAGGAACAGGGAGACGCAGGGCAGGGAAGgtaagggggagagagagggaaacaCAGCCGTGAATAGAGGCTCTACTGGCTCTACCACACCACAAAAGCACTTGCCAGGGTAAGGAataaagcatttgttttatagtgctatttttattttatttatattgcgACTTTCATACCATCTCAAAGGTGCTTTACATGTCGTTTAAAACAGAAGGATgcagcatctctaatagaaaAGGGCAACGAATTCCACAATCTGAGGACATTATAACTGAATGAATTCTCGGAAAAGCCTTAAGTACCATTTCTCTACAAACCAGCCAGAAAGCAAAAGCCTTTCTACGTTTTTACAATATAGAACAGTAAACAGATAATCAGTTAGCCCATCACTGTCTTTCTTGTTGTAAACCTCAAAACGTTTtgcctttctttttattattattattatttttttttacttattttttatagTAAATGTCAAACTTGGTATTTTGCGATTATGTAACTTAGAATATAATTTTGACAACACTGGCAAATATTTTAATCAGCAAGTACAACAGCATGCTACAGAAGATAAGATAAACTGCAACCTTATAATACTACTTAATCATTCTACATTTTAAAGCTTTAAATTATAGTCTTGCTCATTTGTTCTGCCAGGGCAATTACTGCAGTGGTAAGGAATTCAATTTAGGCTTTATTCAGTGAGTCCAGGTACCTACGCTCACTCCCATCACTTCTGTGGTGTAGATGTTTGCCGTGGAATCAAGGAATGTGTCATAGCTTTATTATAAAAAGGAGATTATTTGTGATGCAAAGTCTCTTCCAGCAAAGTGTCTCGTGGGTGGAATGCAGAAGGCAACATAACATTTATAACGTTTAAAAATCTTTCATCTGTTCAGTTTCAGAATAATCATGAAATACAGATGGTAACAGGTACATGCAAAACCTGAAGCTTGTATACACTGTGGAGTCATTTAACACCCAAGCGTGTTTGTGAAATACATTCTATTTGTACGGTTATATAcagtacgcacacacacactgataatggGGGGAATCATTGAAATACATTCCTCAATTGTTTATTGCAAGTTTTGTTTCTTGAAATGGGTGTTTTTCTCCTTCCCCCAAAACATTGTGCTTATACAATGACGCTTTGAAGATAAACAGCTTTGTGAATGTTCCACAaagtgtttttattacatttcatacAAAACCGTGGTAACTTTATTTTAAATCTATTCATTCCACAAATAGATTTGCCAATttaaatgcgtttttttttttttttaatgattttatccTGCAAACACAAATGTAATTACACTGCAACTACAATGTACATTCTAGTGCAATAAAAAGCGATTAGAATATTGTTTCCAAAATGTTTTGATGTTAAAATCTAAATCAGGGAAACACAATTAAGCAGCGCAGTATTTTGCGCCTGGGAAGCTCTGAGGATGCACTCACATGTGGGGCGTCTTGGTGCGGTGGAGCCGGAGCTGGTGATGGAGGTGGAGCTCTCCTCATGATCGGCAGGGCCGGCTCGGCGCGAGGTCAGGATGGAGGAGGGTCTGGGCAGGGAAGAGCGCTTCTCAGGGCTCTGCGTGGTGCCATCCTGTCAGGGAATCAACCCACACAACATGATTCTAGTGGCTGGTCCACgtgggagggtgtgtgtgtgtgtgtgtgtgtggtgtgtgtgtgtgtgcgtgagtgcgtgtgtgtgtgtgtgagtgcgggcgggtgtgtgtgtgtgtatgtgtgtgtgtgcgtgagtgcgtgtgtgtgtgtgtgagtgcgtgtgtgtgcgcgcgtgtgatgcgtctgtgtgtgcatgcgtgcgtgcgtttgtgtgtgtaGCTACTCTGGTACAAAAGTGAGAATTTTTGTAAGAAAAAAACCCAAATGCCTGTATATCTCAATATCTTAAAGCGTTACTGGTTCAACGTTACAATACATCTGTTGttaatatacagctctggccagatTGCAGGGTCAGCATGTCTCTCAgtctatttatattttattttagggaAAAAAAGGCCACAGAATGaataaggaatttaaaaaaaaatgtacaatacagtatacagatgacGGGGTacagtcacaaaaaaaaaaaaaaaaaaaaagtttaatggatGGATGATTAATGGACCCCAGATTTGCTCAGTTTTAGTTGAATGCCTTTTTGGACCTAATCATAAACGTCAAGCCTCAGCTGTCAGTTACAGTTTATAGAATGCCGGGAGAAAGATTGAGATAGTAAGATAACGTTCTCCGCACGTCCACCTGCTTATCTTATACTCTGAAATAAATGATTATCTCTATATAACAATTCCCCATGTTCTCGGTGAGCCACTGtagtatcccttataaaagtttaccggtATTTTTGTATGCcacttttgcagttttcccatggttatactatgcatttaccatagtttaccctggtttgccatgtttattaacatgctttaccatacctctctgtacaaTGCTTTCCTACTCTTTACCACcctatgatttattacactttgttatactCTCACAGTGGGAAACTCTTGGATGCTTGGTGGAGCCCCCTTACCTGTACTGTATCGTTTATATTGTAGACCCTGGACCCTGCAGAAGAGGGCCGGACTGAGTAAAGCTCTGACTTAAGGTAAGATTTGTTCTCTGTGAGCGAGCAAGCTGAGCTGGGTCTCGGAGGGAAGAAGGCTGCTGCTGCTCGCTCTTTTGTGGTAGGAATCTTTGTTAGAGCAGATGAGGATGAGTTCTtgtgatgagagagaggggggagtgaTGGGGAGAAAGGgggatacaaaataaatgtaaaaaacaaaacaaacgaaaaTCAAATGTGATCAAAATCAACAAGCACGGCAAACAAcgtccaaaatatatatatatatatatgatcatggaaaatatataatacaataaatataacatgAAGTCTTAAGAACGGGACACTTGAGACTATAGTGATGCAAATCTTTAGCCCCTTAAGGACCAGGCATTTTCAGTTGACCCTTTCAGAAACTAACAATGATTTATTATTAGCAAAAGCTATCAATGTGATGTGATACAGCATGTATACCTACTCCGGTTgctaatgaactcctattttattttaaaaacactgaatgaaTGATTAACAATTAGCtgatatgtacagtatacaaatcatttttaaataaacagaattAAGATGAAAATGAACTTACAGCGATCTTGTCCCTGGATTGTCTTGCAGTGCTGAGGGGCTGCCTACCTTCGGCAGCTGCGACCGCTGCAGGAAAGAAGGCCTGAGTTTAAAGGCTGAGGTTTGTGGAAACGCAGAGAGAAGGCAGCAATGATCAGGGTAAATAATGGCATATGAAATATCAAGTCTAATAAAGCAGCAGctgaatatgaatatgaaaatCCACCCTCCAGAAAACTAGCGATTCAAAAAACACACAAGCTATGGGATACTTACCTACTGTCCAGTCTATATACCAGCGAGGGAGATGGTTCTCTCTGTTATGCTCTGTTACCTCTTCTTATAGCTATTATGGGctattaaatgcttttttttaaggcCCTGGATTTAAAGAAAAGTAATTTGTGCTGCTTCTGCTCTCTGCCTAAGTGTTTATGGTTGAGCCTGTGTGATGTTTATCAAAACTGTACCATGTTCTGTTGCTATTGGAGGATGACAGtgtttggaatcccaatgaaagtgaacaGCAGAGAGATTCCCTTGTCATTTAATAAATCATAGTGTAAACTGTATAGATAAAGAGATGACAGTTCAGTAAATGAACCCCAAATGATTAAAGCTAATAAAATACTGGGGGCTACTGATGGTTATAAATACCGTcaccatttaaatattaaattaggaccacAACTGTTACATCaaaggcaaaaaataaaataaatagacttTAGAGTCTCACACACACGCTCAATGTTAGAGATGCTGGTAAGTCCacttatttgaatgatttaaatgaCAGTAGTATTTAAATTCACCACCATTTCGATCAATTGAACAGTATCTACCGTAAAAAAATGATGGATGTAACTGGATTTTTTAAGGCATTTGGGTCCTGACCCAATAAAATACTTAGGTGTAGTTTTCCACCAGCAATTGATTTCATAAACCAGACCATTCTTGACCACCTGGTAAGATTAAACTCTGTGATGACTTTAACAGAATGCCCTGCATGGGGGCAAGAGATCTCAAGATCCCAACTACCCAGAAATAGATCAGAGCAGCTGTGAGCCTGGAATATCAGCCTGGGTCACACTGTATGTTAGTACACTGGTTAAACAAACACTTGGCATTGCCTGGGCTATATGGATGTTTCTAGCAAAGCTTCTTAAAACATATCATCAGTTTTAAAACCCGCCAAACAGAGAATCCACAGAAGAGCGATTTACACAGGCGCTGTACAATATGCCCATGGTGTGGTAAACCAGCTGATGGAATTCTTTCTCATTCTGTCACCAATACACATGATACCTGAACAGAAAGTCACCACTGCCAAATAGAGCGAAACATACGTGAATAATGCACCACGCCAACGTACCACCATCGCATGAGCACATCTGTAGCTGATACAGTAAAAAGCATGTATGATCATGGCTGCTGCCAAAAAAGATGCAACTAAAACATAATAAAGAAAGAAGGATAACTCACGAATGGCATAAGCGTTTAGaactacaacaaaaaagcaaaacagcCCAGCAGTttctaaaaacaacaacaacaacatcaacagcgcacaaaaataaaacaaataaaataaaatgaacaaaattCATTCTAGCGATGAGATACGAATGTCCATGTTTGCCAGCCACATTGCAGATCGTTTTGTTTTGAGTTTACAAAGTCACCTGTCGGTTTCCGTTTAGCAGAGGAATGATGGTGAGCTGGTCTAGGGTACCTGACCGCTGGTTTTAATGGGATTTTCCGGGAAGGAGACCGGGTCTGAATGTCAGATTTTTTAGtaagttcagccttcttaaacaCTGCTATAAGAAGGAGAGACAAAGTCAGATAGGAAAAGTAAAGCACTGACAAAGAAAGGCTTAAACATGACACAGGTAACCCCCTTACAAGCAATTCAATTCCCAATATTAAACAAGTAATTATTACTCATGTTTCTACTGTGCATTTATTCATTTAGTTTGTATTTACTGTGTGATAAAGAAAGTTTAAATACAATTTGACATGCCTAGCTTAATCAACAGTTTCTCGCTACTCAACAGCTGCAGCTTACTCTTCCCTATCAACACAAGGCAGTCAGAAGTTGCTGTTGCAGTCTGCTTTTTAGGTTCCATCTGGGGACTTCAAGGAGGACTAAGCTTTGTACTTGTGCCGATGGGGTTTTGCGCATCACATCTCATTTACAAACATTTTCTTTGTGAAAATGGTGCAAGAGCTAAGCCTGCATTGCCTTTCCAAAGCTCTTTCAAATCTTTATGAGTACAAGGATATCAGAATACCAATATGATAAACACATGCTAATCATTGCAcataaactttatatatatatatatatatatatatatatatatatatatatatatatatatatatacatattacacatattacacacacatatatatatatatatatatatatatatatatatatatatatatatatatatatatatatatatatatatatatatgtgtgtaattaggatcgatttttattttgtttagaaattacatattatattgtatttaccaTTTACCAAATAAATTGTATAATGGCAATAATAAACCACCATACAAAAAAGAAGTATTCATGTCTAGTGTAGGaaccttttttcttcttcatgtCGTCCCTCGGGACCATACTGGGCTCCTTTTTGGCCGCTTTCCTTTCAGGGGTGGACACTCTGCCTTTCCCCCTGCTCAGTGCCTTGTCCTTCGCGTGTTTTTCCACAGAGGGTCTTCTAATTTTAGGGCTCTCAGTTTTGGGGAGAGGTTCGATCTTTTCGGTCATGATGCTCCTGTCATCATCTGCAGTTCAGAATGAGCAAAATACGCAGCTGTGAGCTTTGACTGGCACAAGAACTCTTTGGGCAGGGGGCTTTAGAAAAAGTATGCTAAACCCAGTTACAAGTAAATGGTCTAGATACAGAAATATATTCTTAATTATACTAAGGTTATCTGGTATCAGGTACTGTACTAACACATTATCTGATTTAAAAACTGTACCCCCACCCACCCCATTATCAGGTTCTCTTATCTTACACATACTTAACACACATTATACAGAGATGGCTACATACTCACTACGTATATGGCTACCTCTGTTTGAACACTCCCTGCATTAAGGCTGCAATGCTCTGCACCCCTTAAAAACACTCCCTTAAAAACTATGCAATACAATACTTCCAAGGTAAATCTGTCATTATACAGCAGttgattttaaaaacatacacaaaGATGATTAAAGAGTGGAGTGTACATGTCAAACTCTATCCTAGCACTGAAAGGCAAAAGTTTAAAACCGCACCTTGAGCGTCCTGCCAAGCGCTGTCGGTATCCAAGATGGAGTCATCGATGGTTGTTTCATCCTTGTACTCATCATAAGTCTCTGTTCTACATTCTGATACAGGGACTTCCTTCTCTGGAGAGGAGGGAGCTACAGGAAGCTCCTCCAGACTTGCAGCCTGAATCTCTTCTTCTTCAGCCACCTCAGCTTGCCCATCTTCATCTTCAGTGGCATCCTGCATGACCGCTCCCTCAACTGGGTCAGAGAATCTCACACTATGGCAGGAGTCATCACCCTCCTCAATAGTTTGGACCACTGTAATGAAATCATCTTCCACGGTGACAATTGATTCTATAGCCCCCCTGGTTTCAAGGGTTTGATCAGTGTCCACATCCTCTGTAGATATCTGCGTTACAGGGGCGATCTCCTCCAGAACCTCTTTTGGTTCTTCACCCACTTCTACAGCATCTTCTATAATGCCGCCGCCTTCTTTCTGTTCCACAGCTTCCATGGCCTGAGCTTCCAAAGTCACTGGAGCAGGTTCAACAGCCAGTACAGGCTCAAGAGGAGCTTCCTCTGGCCTCTCTTCCTCTGGCCTCTCTTCCTCTGGCCTCGCAGGTTCAACAGCCAGTACAGGCTCAAGAGGAGCTTCCTCTAGCCTCTCTTCCTCTGGCCTCGCAGGTTCAACAGCCAGTACAGGCTCAAGAGGAGCTTCCTCTGGCCTCTCTTCCTCTGGCCTCGCAGGTTCAACAGCCAGTACAGGCTCAAGAGGAGCTTCCTTTGGCCTCTCTTCATCTGGCCTCTCTTCCTCTGGCCTCTCTTCCTCTGGCCTCGCAGGTTCAACAGCCAGTACAGGCTCAAGAGGAGCTTCCTTTGGCCTCTCTTCATCTGGCCTCTCTTCCTCTGGCCTCACAGGTTCAACAGCCAGTACAGGCTCAAGAGGAGCTTCCTTTGGCCTCTCTTCCTCTGGCCTCTCTTCATCTGGCCTCTCTTCCTCTGGCCTCTCTTCATCAGCAACCTTGGCTGTTGGGGGCAATTCCTCAACTGTCTGCTTTGATTCTGCAGCTTTATAGACCTCAATTGTGACCTCTATAGATGGTACCTGCTTCACAGGTTTAGGCTTCGTACCTCCTTCCTCATTGGAGCCGAGAACGCCCATGAGCTGATAGGCGTCTTCTGCATCCACTTCTTCATAGGCCTCCTGGTGCACCAAGTCTGGCTTGTCTTTCATTTTATCTTTTGTTTCTAGTAGTTCTCGCCCTTCAGCTAAGCTCAGAGACCTATCCTCAAGTTGTGGTTCTTTTACTGAACCTGCGTCTGATTTTGGTTCTTTTTCAGAAGCAGAATCTGGTTGAAGTTCTTTTTCGGAATCACCCTCTGCTTGTAGTTCATTTTTGGAATCAGCCTTCACATCTGTCTTTTCCTCTGCTGAATGTTCAGGCTTCATACCCTCAGGGATGACCTCCTCTAAAGGTTTAGCTTTGGGTTGAGGCTCAGGGATGGCCTCTTGACTTGTCTTGTCTGGCTGCACTTCATCAGTACCTTTCTTAACCTCCTCTTGCTGGTCAGTTTTCAAGGACTCTGAGGCTTTGTCTTCACTTGGCATCTCTTGCTCTTCAACCTCAGGAACAGTCTGCCTTTTGACATCAGGAACTACTTTAGGTTTAGCTGGGAGATCCAGTTCGCTTTCCTTTTCTTCTTCGTTCCCTGAAACACCAACTTGTGCATCTGTCTCTGCTTTACTGCTTTCTTTACTAACCCCTTCCATGGTTACACTTTCCTTGATTTCACAGGAGCCGTCATGTTGATCAAGTGGTTCTACTTTAGAAGAATCTTCTTTCACTTCTTTGTCCTCTGTTGTTTCTTCCTTTCTAGTCTCTTCTGCTTTGGGTTCTTCCATGAGAACTTCCTTCTCAGCAGGCTCTGCCTGAGTTTCCATAGACTCAGTTGCTTTCATAATTTCTTCCTTGTACTCCTCTAAAACTGGTGTGGTGAAGATTTGGAGAGGTGAACCCAGGGGGCTGTGCAAATCAGCAGGTGAGGGCATAGGACCAGTGTACTCACTGAAAACACAGTAGCCAATCTCTTCTTGGCTCTCACTTCTAGCTGCCTTCTGACTCATGTCCACTATAGCAAGCTGAGCCAAGGTGTCTCCCACCAGGGCTGGGATATCAGCAGGGACCGACTTTCTTCTAATCAGCTCAGTATCTGTGCTCTCAGAAGTCAGTCTGGATCTGGCACCTGCCAAGTCTAGCATCTCTGGCAAATCGGGTGCCATCACACTGCCGTTTTTATAATAATCCTTCATTTGGAACTGGGACTCTGTGGGTGATTCTGTCTGGGAGCTTGGTTTGCTTTCACCAGTGGGTAGGGATGTAGGGGAGTCTGCATCTGTGGTTTCCAGAATTACAGGAGGGAAAACTGGCCGCTTCTCTACAGCAGGTGTGGTAACTGGTAGGTAGTCTGTTGGCTCATCTAGACTACCACTGGTAAAGGATAGAATGTCTGAAGCCAGAGGTGAAAAGGTCCTTGGTGATTCCAAGGAAGCTATGGGTATGTTCAGTGAGTAGCTTCTCTGTTCCAGCGACAACCTGCCTACACTCAAACGACCTTCATCCTTCTTCTTCTCCAGCGTTGGCAGGGTTTTCAGCTCCTCCTTCACAGGGCTTTTCAGGATGTCTGGTTTGTCCACTGCTGGTTTCACATCTTGAGTCTGGGCCAGTGTGCTATAGCTTATCTCCTGGACTGAAGCAATATCACCAGCAATCTGGAACGTCTCCATCAATCCACTTGCATCAGATTCATCAATCACCCTCTGAAAAGACTCGGAGGCTTTCTCCCTTGCATCGCTCAACTCGTAATAGCCTTCCCCTTGCTGAGCATCAGCCTTTGCCTCTTCCTCTTTCAAGGCAGATGTCTCAAAATAGGCTGACATTCCTGATTTATCCTTTTCCgtgctttttaaatgtagatCCAAAGCACTGCAGGGTTCATCTTTGTCATGCAAGGCTGGTTGAATCTTAGCCTCAGTTATCTCCTTCTCCTGGATGCTTGCTTGGGTTTCTTCTTTCTCTGCAGGTTCCAGCTTTGTTTCAATCACTTTCCCTGTCTGGTCTGTTGGTAAAACTTCAGTGGGGGCTTCCTCGTTTAATTTGCTATCTGGTGCACCCGCAAGAGAAGTTTGGGGCTGTTTGACATCTGCATCCTTCTTGTCTTCACAAGGTTCAGAGGGTTTGATACTAGAGGCTCCCCGTTTCTCTGGTTCTTTCTTTGGATCCAAAACCAGTTTGCTTTCACTTTCTGCTGCACCGAAAACGTCAATTTCTGACTTAACCTCTTCCTTGTCCTCTTTGTTCTCTTGTGTTTTAACAGAAGAATGTTCTTCTTTACTAGAAGCTGCCTCTTGTGAGATAATGACTGCTTCCTTTTTCACACTAAGGTCTACAGCCTGCAATGCATCTGGTTTAACATCTTTGTCTTGTTTGGTAACTtccgctttgtctaaactgcccACACCAGTCTTTGTCAAACTAATCAGTGGCTCAGTGATTAACTCTTGAGGCTTGTCTTTTGTAGACTGGCTATCTGGAGCCTGTGGTTTTGGACTGCTTGGTACATCCACATCTCCTGGAAGTTTGCCAGCTGGGGTGTCTTTGGTTTGGGAAACATCAGTGAGGTTTACTTTCTGGTCCTCTGGGTAAGTTTTATCTGACTTCTCTGCAGTATTTGCAGGAATCTCACTAGAATCTTTCAcaatgtcagtgcatttatctgatTCTTTAGACAATAGTTTTGTGGAATCTTCAGACTGGATTTTTCCTTCTGCTGGAGAAGCAGTGGACCCTGACGGACCTGACTCAGCTTTGGGTGGCTCAGTCACAGCAGGTGTCTCTATACCTTTCAAAGGGAGGGTTTCTGAATCCTTGGACTGAGGAGTTGGAGCATGGTCTTCCTTGTTGTCCTCCTCTGAAGGTGGAGTTGTTTGGGGTTCAGTTTTAGGCTGCACATTAGATTTCTCCTCTGACCTCTCAGCTTCCTTGAGGTCCGAGCTGAGGGTAGGGGCTTGACCGCTGACTGCCCCCCCTTGGCTCTGTGTGTCCATCTTCAGGGCTGCAAGCAAATCTAAAGTAGTCTGGTTGTTCTGTTTTTGCAAGCAACACATTACAAACAGCCAAAGCTCTCCAAAAATGCATGTCTTCATACAACACAATGCACTAGGTGTTTTGAGAATGGTCAAAAAGAGCATGAAGGTACAagaaaaatggaaataaaaaaatgatccgGATGTCACTATGGTAACATGCAGAGGCACAATGCAGATGGATGGGAATCAAAAAGGAAATGCCTCAAAAATAATGCGGGAACTCcaacccttttctttttttccgtGTCAAAATCATGTCCTTGTCATTTCCTTTACAGTCTGCTTATTTCTTGGGTCATGATAACCTTGATCTTCCTTTTGAAGAGGAGGACATAACACTGTACTTGTTATTTCTGATCATGTGATGTATTTAAGAGCATATGGTTTTAATGAACCTTTTCAAGTTTTAAAGCTTGATTAAACATATTATAGTTAAGTAATATTTAGAGGGTGCTTTGAATCATCCATTCGTAGCTTTACAATACATGGTATTACCCCAGCAAAAATGATGACAGGCAAAATAGTATTACACAATAAGTGAAGTCCAATTTTTATATTTACTCTTGAGTTACAGGACACTTTTAAAgtgtaaataaacaaatcaatcaaAAACAGTTGTGTACATGTGGCAGGAAAAAGTAAAGCCACAATCTTACAGATAAGGTTATTACACCATTACTATAATTGCCTAAAATAGGTCTGTATGGATTTATACCGCAATTTTAAGGGATATTAATTACTATGGAGTTATGCATGAAGGCACTTTATACAAATAAAGTACATATGTAATTGCAACTGTAATAAGATACATAACAAACTAGAAACTACACTATAAATGCACAACTACATGAGT
The Acipenser ruthenus chromosome 10, fAciRut3.2 maternal haplotype, whole genome shotgun sequence DNA segment above includes these coding regions:
- the LOC117411499 gene encoding microtubule-associated protein 2-like isoform X4; its protein translation is MADSRQPEESTPQWAAPGTRSDTSPNPHTPPEYKEQPPAAAPSENGFSSYRDCPAGGAPAAASYPATNENGFNGDLASGGMVTAEQVSARIVQEVTAEAVAVLKGEQDIELQHKDTAKRLPSVEDSNLPPSPPPSPASGQIGPLKEDVGDKEKVGPLRRFQNSRERCKFLAPSISVSVPDDDPYHSDDEYYDHPLFSSEWTHSCTLPSGEDALFSLIEVEETVESPSAADEEKQSAAAAEHGPDAIEHLQQAKLKSEAQAQPCPQAEAEAASEARVPTAAPNGRGDEAGEGKTPQEALKMDTQSQGGAVSGQAPTLSSDLKEAERSEEKSNVQPKTEPQTTPPSEEDNKEDHAPTPQSKDSETLPLKGIETPAVTEPPKAESGPSGSTASPAEGKIQSEDSTKLLSKESDKCTDIVKDSSEIPANTAEKSDKTYPEDQKVNLTDVSQTKDTPAGKLPGDVDVPSSPKPQAPDSQSTKDKPQELITEPLISLTKTGVGSLDKAEVTKQDKDVKPDALQAVDLSVKKEAVIISQEAASSKEEHSSVKTQENKEDKEEVKSEIDVFGAAESESKLVLDPKKEPEKRGASSIKPSEPCEDKKDADVKQPQTSLAGAPDSKLNEEAPTEVLPTDQTGKVIETKLEPAEKEETQASIQEKEITEAKIQPALHDKDEPCSALDLHLKSTEKDKSGMSAYFETSALKEEEAKADAQQGEGYYELSDAREKASESFQRVIDESDASGLMETFQIAGDIASVQEISYSTLAQTQDVKPAVDKPDILKSPVKEELKTLPTLEKKKDEGRLSVGRLSLEQRSYSLNIPIASLESPRTFSPLASDILSFTSGSLDEPTDYLPVTTPAVEKRPVFPPVILETTDADSPTSLPTGESKPSSQTESPTESQFQMKDYYKNGSVMAPDLPEMLDLAGARSRLTSESTDTELIRRKSVPADIPALVGDTLAQLAIVDMSQKAARSESQEEIGYCVFSEYTGPMPSPADLHSPLGSPLQIFTTPVLEEYKEEIMKATESMETQAEPAEKEVLMEEPKAEETRKEETTEDKEVKEDSSKVEPLDQHDGSCEIKESVTMEGVSKESSKAETDAQVGVSGNEEEKESELDLPAKPKVVPDVKRQTVPEVEEQEMPSEDKASESLKTDQQEEVKKGTDEVQPDKTSQEAIPEPQPKAKPLEEVIPEGMKPEHSAEEKTDVKADSKNELQAEGDSEKELQPDSASEKEPKSDAGSVKEPQLEDRSLSLAEGRELLETKDKMKDKPDLVHQEAYEEVDAEDAYQLMGVLGSNEEGGTKPKPVKQVPSIEVTIEVYKAAESKQTVEELPPTAKVADEERPEEERPDEERPEEERPKEAPLEPVLAVEPVRPEEERPDEERPKEAPLEPVLAVEPARPEEERPEEERPDEERPKEAPLEPVLAVEPARPEEERPEEAPLEPVLAVEPARPEEERLEEAPLEPVLAVEPARPEEERPEEERPEEAPLEPVLAVEPAPVTLEAQAMEAVEQKEGGGIIEDAVEVGEEPKEVLEEIAPVTQISTEDVDTDQTLETRGAIESIVTVEDDFITVVQTIEEGDDSCHSVRFSDPVEGAVMQDATEDEDGQAEVAEEEEIQAASLEELPVAPSSPEKEVPVSECRTETYDEYKDETTIDDSILDTDSAWQDAQDDDRSIMTEKIEPLPKTESPKIRRPSVEKHAKDKALSRGKGRVSTPERKAAKKEPSMVPRDDMKKKKAVFKKAELTKKSDIQTRSPSRKIPLKPAVRYPRPAHHHSSAKRKPTAVAAAEGRQPLSTARQSRDKIANSSSSALTKIPTTKERAAAAFFPPRPSSACSLTENKSYLKSELYSVRPSSAGSRVYNINDTVQDGTTQSPEKRSSLPRPSSILTSRRAGPADHEESSTSITSSGSTAPRRPTWTDHARSRSARSGTCTPITPGSTAITPCTPPSYSCRTPGTPGTPSYPRTPRTPGTPRSMSLARQEKKVAIIRTPPKSPATPKQLRPLNQPLPDLKNVKSKIGSTDNIKYQPKGGQVHIPSVKVDFSHIQAKCGSLEKRQYSPTVGNIQIQSKKIDLSHVTSKCGSLSNIRYRPGGGNIRIESVKLDFKDKAHAKVGSLDNARHTPGGGQIQIESHKLSFRESARARVDHGAEIVTQSPGMSGSTSPHHHSNVSSSGSINLLESPQLATLAEDVTAALAKQGL